In one Umezawaea sp. Da 62-37 genomic region, the following are encoded:
- the hisD gene encoding histidinol dehydrogenase: MAHELKKAIPTSAGDRSGAGVAERVAAIIADVRERGDAAVRDYSAQFDDWRPDAFRLGEDEVTALVASLPEQVIEDIAFVQEQVRNFATVQREALRDVEVETLPGVHLGHRHIPVGSAGAYVPGGRYPLTASAHMTIVTAKAAGVPRVIACTPPIRGEIPAATVAAMSMAGADEIHLLGGVQAVAAMAVGTESVEAVDLIAGPGNAYVAEAKRQLFGEVGIDLFAGPTEILVIADGTADALTVAVDLLSQAEHGPDSPAVLVTTSAELGAEVLDLVERLLPGLVTNDLAGPAWRDHGRIIVCDDEDEMWRVGDSLAFEHVQVFTAEPRKALDRMRNYGALFLGEGTCVSYGDKVIGTNHVLPTMGAARYTGGLWVGKYLKTVTYQEVRDPASSAALGRVCGRAARVELFEGHARSGDVRAWKHGGDRFDWIDAVLP; encoded by the coding sequence ATGGCGCACGAGCTGAAGAAGGCGATCCCGACGAGTGCGGGCGACCGGTCGGGCGCCGGCGTCGCCGAGCGCGTCGCGGCGATCATCGCCGATGTCCGGGAACGCGGCGACGCGGCGGTTCGCGACTACTCCGCCCAGTTCGACGACTGGCGACCCGACGCCTTCCGCCTCGGCGAGGACGAGGTGACCGCCCTGGTGGCCTCGCTGCCGGAACAGGTGATCGAGGACATCGCGTTCGTGCAGGAGCAGGTGCGGAACTTCGCGACGGTCCAGCGCGAGGCCCTGCGCGACGTCGAGGTGGAGACGCTGCCCGGCGTCCACCTCGGACACCGGCACATCCCGGTCGGCTCGGCGGGCGCTTACGTCCCCGGCGGCCGGTACCCGCTCACCGCGTCCGCGCACATGACGATCGTGACGGCCAAGGCGGCGGGCGTGCCGAGGGTGATCGCCTGCACCCCGCCGATCCGCGGCGAGATCCCCGCCGCGACGGTCGCGGCGATGAGCATGGCCGGCGCCGACGAGATCCACCTGCTCGGCGGCGTGCAGGCCGTGGCGGCGATGGCGGTCGGCACGGAGTCCGTCGAGGCGGTCGACCTCATCGCGGGGCCCGGCAACGCCTACGTGGCCGAGGCCAAGCGGCAGCTGTTCGGCGAGGTCGGCATCGACCTGTTCGCCGGGCCGACGGAGATCCTGGTGATCGCCGACGGCACGGCGGACGCGCTGACCGTGGCCGTGGACCTGCTGTCGCAGGCCGAGCACGGCCCCGACTCCCCCGCCGTACTGGTGACCACCTCGGCCGAACTCGGCGCCGAGGTGCTCGACCTGGTGGAACGCCTGCTGCCGGGGCTGGTGACCAACGACCTGGCCGGCCCCGCCTGGCGCGACCACGGCCGGATCATCGTCTGCGACGACGAGGACGAGATGTGGCGCGTCGGCGACTCGCTCGCCTTCGAGCACGTGCAGGTGTTCACCGCCGAGCCGCGCAAGGCGCTCGACCGGATGCGGAACTACGGCGCGCTGTTCCTCGGCGAGGGCACCTGCGTGTCCTACGGGGACAAGGTGATCGGCACCAACCACGTGCTGCCCACGATGGGCGCCGCCCGCTACACCGGCGGCCTCTGGGTCGGCAAGTACCTCAAGACCGTGACCTACCAGGAGGTGCGCGACCCCGCGAGCAGCGCCGCCCTCGGCCGGGTCTGCGGACGGGCCGCCCGCGTGGAGCTGTTCGAGGGGCACGCCCGGTCCGGCGACGTGCGGGCGTGGAAGCACGGCGGCGACAGGTTCGACTGGATCGACGCGGTGCTCCCGTGA
- a CDS encoding SDR family oxidoreductase encodes MIGRTALVTGGGTGLGAAIAARLVAAGARVVVAGRRADPLRATAERLGPAVRPEVCDVADPESVAALAERLRDEEVSVLVNNAGVAGPVAPLVDVEPDEWDAVFAVNVRGTYLVCRAFLPGMVARGDGDVINVASVSGKRPLARRTPYCASKMAVLGLTSTLAFEVGPLGVRVNSLSPGPVHGERMDRNFRLEAERTGTSVDEARAEFVGRAALGRMITEDEVGAAVVAMLAMPGLCGSDVDLSAGMVA; translated from the coding sequence GTGATCGGCCGCACCGCGCTGGTGACCGGGGGCGGCACCGGGTTGGGCGCGGCCATCGCGGCCCGCCTGGTGGCGGCGGGCGCGCGGGTCGTCGTCGCGGGCCGCCGCGCCGACCCGTTGCGCGCCACCGCCGAGCGGCTCGGCCCCGCCGTCCGCCCCGAGGTGTGCGACGTGGCCGACCCGGAGTCCGTGGCCGCGCTCGCGGAACGGCTGCGCGACGAGGAGGTCTCGGTGCTGGTCAACAACGCCGGGGTGGCCGGGCCAGTGGCCCCGCTGGTCGACGTCGAGCCCGACGAGTGGGACGCGGTGTTCGCCGTGAACGTGCGCGGCACGTACCTCGTGTGCCGGGCGTTCCTGCCCGGCATGGTCGCGCGCGGCGACGGGGACGTCATCAACGTCGCCTCCGTGTCGGGCAAGCGCCCGCTCGCGCGCCGCACCCCGTACTGCGCGTCGAAGATGGCCGTGCTCGGCCTGACGTCCACCCTCGCGTTCGAGGTCGGCCCGCTCGGTGTCCGGGTGAACTCCCTCTCCCCCGGCCCCGTGCACGGCGAGCGCATGGACCGCAACTTCCGGCTGGAGGCCGAACGCACCGGCACGTCCGTCGACGAGGCGCGGGCCGAGTTCGTCGGGCGGGCCGCGCTGGGCCGGATGATCACCGAGGACGAGGTGGGCGCCGCGGTCGTCGCGATGCTCGCGATGCCGGGCCTCTGCGGCTCCGACGTCGACCTGTCGGCCGGGATGGTCGCCTGA
- a CDS encoding aldolase/citrate lyase family protein, producing the protein MAASPETGRTGSLKAKLRAGDRLAGALVRMPSEDVVEMLAVAGLDFVLVDCEHGPADVGSLRHHIALAQVHGVPVLVRIGEGEHHLAARALDQGAQGIVAPHVESAADAEALVRAVHFPPRGTRGFATYPRAGRFGTVTAADHRAAAADSTLVIAMLESPSAIANAAGIVSVEGVDGYLVGTADLAASLGPDDPSVAELLAAVRADPGTASVVRVDLAAGATSATEAFADGAQVVVHNVAHLLMETFRTLSLR; encoded by the coding sequence ATGGCCGCCTCGCCCGAGACCGGGCGCACCGGCTCCCTCAAGGCCAAGCTCCGCGCGGGCGACCGGTTGGCGGGCGCGCTGGTGCGCATGCCGTCGGAGGACGTCGTCGAGATGCTCGCGGTCGCGGGCCTGGACTTCGTGCTCGTGGACTGCGAGCACGGGCCCGCCGACGTCGGTTCGCTGCGGCACCACATCGCGTTGGCGCAGGTGCACGGGGTGCCCGTGCTGGTGCGCATCGGCGAGGGTGAGCACCACCTCGCGGCGCGGGCGCTCGACCAGGGTGCCCAGGGGATCGTCGCCCCGCACGTCGAGTCGGCGGCCGACGCCGAGGCGCTGGTGCGGGCCGTGCACTTCCCACCGCGCGGCACGCGGGGGTTCGCCACCTACCCGCGCGCGGGCCGGTTCGGCACGGTCACGGCCGCCGACCACCGCGCCGCGGCGGCGGACTCCACGCTGGTGATCGCGATGCTGGAGTCGCCGTCGGCGATCGCGAACGCGGCGGGGATCGTCTCCGTCGAGGGGGTCGACGGCTACCTGGTGGGCACCGCCGACCTGGCCGCCTCGCTCGGCCCCGACGACCCGTCCGTGGCGGAACTGCTGGCCGCGGTGCGGGCCGACCCCGGTACCGCGTCGGTGGTCCGCGTCGACCTCGCGGCGGGCGCGACCAGCGCGACCGAGGCGTTCGCGGACGGCGCGCAGGTGGTCGTCCACAACGTCGCGCACCTGCTGATGGAGACGTTCCGGACGCTCAGCCTCCGCTGA
- a CDS encoding carbohydrate ABC transporter permease, with the protein MTTLRKSALAPSRPDGAPPSTKRRPRRSAHTYLVGGVLVLVCWAMVSPVLWTAMTVTKPTDVAFLNPPVFTYQPTMTAFVDLWQTTLFSDYLVNTLVVAVLSTVAALLIGLPAAYALSRFPSWVSAVLLVLALIFRALPRFAVVLPMYDLSRALGVYDTTFAVAAALVAINQPFSIWLLRNFFAEIPKELDEAAMLDGCSRLGTLRRVMIPLMGPGIITAGIFVFLFAFQEYLTANILTDVSARTVPVFIATQLGQTLPMLQQAGAAAMLLTLPVVAFAFIAQRYLVAGLNNGSVKG; encoded by the coding sequence ATGACCACGTTGCGGAAGTCCGCGCTCGCACCGTCCCGACCGGACGGTGCGCCGCCGTCCACGAAGCGCCGTCCGCGCAGGTCAGCCCACACCTACCTGGTCGGCGGCGTGCTCGTCCTGGTCTGCTGGGCGATGGTGAGCCCGGTGCTGTGGACCGCGATGACGGTCACCAAACCGACCGACGTGGCGTTCCTGAACCCGCCGGTCTTCACCTACCAGCCCACGATGACCGCGTTCGTCGACCTCTGGCAGACGACGCTGTTCTCCGACTACCTGGTCAACACCCTGGTGGTCGCCGTCCTGAGCACGGTCGCGGCGCTGCTGATCGGGCTGCCCGCGGCGTACGCGCTGTCCCGCTTCCCCAGTTGGGTCAGCGCCGTGCTGCTCGTGCTGGCGCTGATCTTCCGGGCGCTGCCGCGCTTCGCGGTCGTGCTGCCGATGTACGACCTCTCCCGCGCCCTCGGCGTCTACGACACGACCTTCGCCGTGGCCGCCGCCCTGGTGGCGATCAACCAGCCGTTCAGCATCTGGCTGCTGCGCAACTTCTTCGCCGAGATCCCCAAGGAGCTCGACGAGGCGGCCATGCTGGACGGGTGCAGCAGGCTCGGCACCCTGCGCCGGGTGATGATCCCGCTGATGGGGCCCGGCATCATCACCGCGGGGATCTTCGTGTTCCTGTTCGCGTTCCAGGAGTACCTGACCGCGAACATCCTCACCGACGTGTCCGCCCGCACCGTGCCGGTCTTCATCGCCACGCAGCTCGGCCAGACGCTGCCGATGCTCCAGCAGGCGGGCGCCGCGGCGATGCTGCTGACGCTGCCGGTCGTCGCGTTCGCGTTCATCGCGCAGCGGTACCTGGTCGCGGGCCTCAACAACGGTTCGGTCAAGGGTTGA
- a CDS encoding sugar ABC transporter permease, whose translation MRRREFVGLIAPSVLVMGGLLVLPLYRTVEWSLQRVNYGEAGTFVGLDNYAAALTDPRLGRAVLFTVGLTAVVVAALIVGGYLLAVMVNGLGRSKPFVLGFLLISYVVPNIVGGTMFSWLFDANFGGVVNYFVSAITGHEVLWFIDPWPNRLMIALDTVWFMLPFSMLVIIAGLQGVPVEVIEAARIDGASPFRMHWSVIIPSIRGVLGFVAIISIMDVLRTFDQLVPLSPQAPQIGNESIMLYIYNVAFQDGGQQLGLGSAINVLLILLIVILLYPFIRGIAKEARQA comes from the coding sequence ATGCGCAGACGAGAGTTCGTGGGGCTGATCGCCCCGAGCGTGCTGGTGATGGGAGGGCTGCTGGTCCTCCCGCTCTACCGGACGGTGGAGTGGAGCCTCCAACGCGTGAACTACGGCGAGGCGGGCACCTTCGTCGGGCTCGACAACTACGCCGCGGCGCTGACCGACCCGCGACTGGGTCGGGCGGTGCTGTTCACCGTCGGGTTGACCGCCGTCGTGGTCGCCGCGCTGATCGTCGGCGGCTACCTGCTGGCGGTGATGGTCAACGGGCTGGGCCGGAGCAAGCCGTTCGTGCTCGGCTTCCTGCTGATCTCCTACGTCGTGCCCAACATCGTCGGGGGGACGATGTTCTCCTGGCTCTTCGACGCGAACTTCGGCGGGGTGGTCAACTACTTCGTGTCGGCGATCACCGGTCACGAGGTGCTGTGGTTCATCGATCCGTGGCCCAACCGGCTGATGATCGCCCTCGACACGGTCTGGTTCATGCTCCCGTTCTCGATGCTGGTGATCATCGCCGGCCTCCAGGGCGTGCCCGTCGAGGTCATCGAGGCGGCCAGGATCGACGGGGCTTCCCCGTTCCGCATGCACTGGAGCGTGATCATCCCGAGCATCCGGGGCGTGCTCGGGTTCGTCGCGATCATCTCGATCATGGACGTGCTGCGGACGTTCGACCAGCTCGTCCCGCTCTCGCCGCAGGCGCCGCAGATCGGCAACGAGTCGATCATGCTCTACATCTACAACGTCGCCTTCCAGGACGGCGGCCAGCAGCTCGGGCTCGGCAGCGCCATCAACGTGCTGCTGATCCTGCTCATCGTGATCTTGCTCTACCCCTTCATCCGCGGCATCGCCAAGGAGGCCAGGCAAGCATGA
- a CDS encoding extracellular solute-binding protein, with protein sequence MPRPRTTAVRALAITTSAALLLTACGAGSRTSSSTAAQVECDFPAPSKATTVNVLAYNSSAVDPFTNTMVKSCSKNQVTVKHEPIDFGGQVQKTTATLAGDTGTYDVLETYSFIVPKYAAEQKLKPLDDYVAEFDKEYGLSDINKAMRQAMSYDGKLYGLPMQAQMYVMAYRKDVFESLGLKPPTTFAELRDVAGKIQQAGQIKYPVALPLLASADIATAYDAALGSLGVDYVDSATMTPNFDKPEAAKAFDELRSLAPFMNPQVTTFDQPRVQQQMYNGSAAIAIMFSGRMNDLTQASNSKLSQQFAFAPPPAVEGGDVLYNTLSVDGWSIPANAAADPKMLFEMIASSVSADASKASVPAAYPARDGIVTAGSSPYADAAKESIGKAPPAEPYPWTSRIANDTRTVVADVVLGNTPVAEGTAQMQQIAAKILAEYKK encoded by the coding sequence ATGCCCAGACCTCGCACCACCGCGGTAAGAGCGCTCGCCATCACCACCTCCGCAGCCCTGCTGCTCACGGCCTGCGGCGCCGGGTCGCGCACGTCGTCCTCGACCGCGGCCCAGGTCGAGTGCGACTTCCCCGCGCCCTCGAAGGCCACCACGGTCAACGTGCTGGCCTACAACTCCTCCGCCGTCGACCCGTTCACCAACACGATGGTGAAGAGCTGTTCGAAGAACCAGGTGACCGTCAAGCACGAGCCGATCGACTTCGGCGGCCAGGTGCAGAAGACCACCGCGACGCTGGCGGGCGACACCGGGACCTACGACGTCCTCGAGACCTACAGCTTCATCGTCCCGAAGTACGCCGCGGAGCAGAAGCTGAAGCCGCTCGACGACTACGTGGCCGAGTTCGACAAGGAGTACGGGCTCAGCGACATCAACAAGGCCATGCGGCAGGCCATGTCCTACGACGGCAAGCTCTACGGCCTGCCGATGCAGGCCCAGATGTACGTGATGGCCTACCGCAAGGACGTCTTCGAGTCGCTCGGCCTCAAGCCGCCGACGACCTTTGCCGAGCTGCGGGACGTCGCGGGCAAGATCCAGCAGGCCGGTCAGATCAAGTACCCGGTCGCGCTGCCGCTGCTCGCGAGCGCCGACATCGCCACCGCGTACGACGCCGCCCTCGGCTCGCTCGGCGTCGACTACGTGGACTCGGCCACGATGACGCCGAACTTCGACAAGCCGGAGGCCGCCAAGGCGTTCGACGAGCTGCGGTCGCTGGCCCCGTTCATGAACCCCCAGGTCACCACGTTCGACCAGCCCAGGGTGCAGCAGCAGATGTACAACGGGTCGGCGGCGATCGCGATCATGTTCTCCGGTCGGATGAACGACCTGACGCAGGCGTCCAACAGCAAGCTCTCCCAGCAGTTCGCGTTCGCGCCCCCGCCGGCCGTCGAGGGCGGTGACGTCCTCTACAACACGCTTTCGGTGGATGGCTGGTCGATTCCGGCGAACGCGGCCGCCGATCCGAAGATGCTGTTCGAGATGATCGCCTCCTCGGTGAGCGCCGACGCGTCGAAGGCCTCCGTGCCCGCCGCGTACCCGGCGCGCGACGGCATCGTCACGGCGGGCAGCAGCCCGTACGCCGACGCGGCGAAGGAGTCGATCGGCAAGGCCCCGCCCGCCGAGCCGTACCCGTGGACCTCCCGCATCGCCAACGACACCCGCACCGTGGTCGCGGACGTCGTGCTCGGCAACACGCCGGTGGCGGAGGGCACCGCGCAGATGCAGCAGATCGCCGCGAAGATCCTGGCCGAGTACAAGAAGTAG
- the hisD gene encoding histidinol dehydrogenase yields MHLSDADKVKIGGGLVVVKEPAGSGGPVRRDPEVVAKVSEMLGRIEREGLDAVLRYAVELDGYEGRSLEVPAAEVARAADQLPAALREALDAGAERTRRFAGMQRARLVDFEEEVVPGVVCGQRFIPVDNVGAYLPAGRFPLLASAFMTVGVARVAGVRNVVSATPPSLNGRPHPAVLYAASITGADSVHAVGGVQALAAMAFGLLDGEPADVIVGAGNAYVAEAKRQLYGRVGIDVLAGPSEVAVIADDTADAALVASDLLAQAEHGPTSPAGLATTSERLAREVPRQIEKQLAGLATRDIAGAAWRDHGSIYLVEDRETAAQVMNILAPEHLEVLAEDLDWWLEALRNYGSLFLGTWSTVVYADKGMSGTNHVLPTARGARHTGGLSVAGFLKQVTYQRATRESTRIQAEPTVAVSDFEALVAHRDSAQLRLDLIDAPE; encoded by the coding sequence ATGCATTTGAGCGACGCGGACAAGGTGAAGATCGGTGGCGGCCTCGTGGTCGTCAAGGAACCCGCGGGATCCGGCGGCCCTGTTCGGCGCGATCCGGAGGTCGTCGCCAAGGTCTCCGAGATGCTGGGTCGGATCGAGCGCGAGGGCCTGGACGCGGTCCTGCGCTACGCGGTCGAACTCGACGGCTACGAGGGGCGCTCGCTGGAGGTGCCCGCGGCCGAGGTGGCCCGCGCGGCCGACCAGTTGCCCGCGGCGCTGCGCGAGGCGCTGGACGCGGGTGCCGAGCGGACGCGGCGGTTCGCCGGGATGCAGCGCGCCCGCCTGGTCGACTTCGAGGAGGAGGTGGTGCCCGGTGTCGTCTGCGGGCAGCGATTCATCCCGGTCGACAACGTGGGCGCCTACCTGCCCGCGGGCAGGTTCCCGCTGCTCGCGAGCGCGTTCATGACGGTGGGCGTCGCCCGTGTCGCGGGTGTCCGCAACGTCGTGTCCGCGACGCCGCCGTCGCTCAACGGGCGGCCGCACCCCGCGGTGCTGTACGCGGCGAGCATCACCGGCGCGGACTCCGTGCACGCGGTCGGCGGGGTGCAGGCGTTGGCCGCCATGGCCTTCGGCCTGCTCGACGGCGAGCCCGCCGACGTGATCGTGGGCGCGGGCAACGCCTACGTCGCCGAGGCGAAGCGCCAGCTCTACGGCCGGGTCGGCATCGACGTGCTCGCCGGGCCGTCCGAGGTCGCGGTGATCGCCGACGACACGGCCGACGCCGCGCTCGTCGCCTCCGACCTGCTCGCGCAGGCCGAGCACGGTCCGACCTCGCCCGCCGGCCTCGCCACCACCTCCGAGCGGCTCGCGAGGGAGGTGCCGCGGCAGATCGAGAAGCAGCTGGCCGGCCTGGCCACCAGGGACATCGCGGGCGCGGCCTGGCGCGACCACGGCTCGATCTACCTCGTCGAGGACCGCGAGACCGCAGCGCAGGTCATGAACATCCTGGCGCCGGAGCACCTGGAGGTGCTGGCGGAGGACCTGGACTGGTGGCTGGAGGCGCTGCGCAACTACGGCTCGCTGTTCCTGGGGACGTGGTCGACGGTCGTCTACGCCGACAAGGGGATGTCGGGGACCAACCACGTGCTGCCCACCGCGCGCGGCGCGCGGCACACCGGGGGGTTGTCGGTCGCGGGCTTCCTCAAGCAGGTGACGTACCAGCGCGCGACGCGGGAGTCGACCAGGATCCAGGCGGAGCCCACCGTCGCGGTGTCCGACTTCGAAGCGCTCGTCGCGCACCGCGACAGTGCGCAGCTCCGCCTGGACCTGATCGACGCCCCGGAGTAG
- a CDS encoding Dyp-type peroxidase domain-containing protein, producing the protein MTCPSRRVFLTGAAGLALLAALGGCADDPTAPEDPPGLHPALRRPRRAGAVAFLRGGGNTREALLSLRGEPGVLVGLGPALAPGLSAMPPFPGEVLLPERANPDAFLQVEGDDDCSARLDALLARVPAEVAWRTAVSRDTVDQAPSLPLQRNPFGFVEGQTNTPDVLLPDGSSLLAVRVIRLAHPLWDADTPEVRTRVIGRHPDGTWLDGTAPTGTPDFAADPDGATTALDSHVRTMNPRTPGTAAPVMLRRSWVHEGGGDDRGVVFMAFQKDFTTGFARAQQRLTADALHPYLLAVGGGYFSVPA; encoded by the coding sequence GTGACCTGCCCGTCCCGTCGGGTGTTCCTCACCGGTGCGGCCGGGCTCGCGCTGCTGGCCGCCCTCGGCGGCTGCGCCGACGACCCGACCGCACCCGAGGACCCGCCCGGCCTGCACCCTGCCCTGCGCCGCCCGCGCCGGGCAGGCGCCGTGGCGTTCCTGCGCGGTGGCGGGAACACCCGCGAGGCGCTCCTCAGCCTGCGCGGCGAACCCGGTGTCCTGGTCGGCCTGGGCCCGGCACTGGCACCGGGCCTGTCCGCGATGCCGCCGTTCCCCGGTGAGGTGCTGCTCCCCGAACGCGCCAACCCCGACGCCTTCCTCCAGGTCGAGGGGGACGACGACTGCTCCGCCCGGCTCGACGCCCTGCTGGCCCGCGTCCCCGCCGAGGTCGCCTGGCGCACCGCGGTCAGCCGTGACACCGTCGACCAGGCGCCGTCGCTTCCGTTGCAGCGCAACCCGTTCGGCTTCGTCGAGGGGCAGACGAACACCCCCGACGTCCTGCTCCCGGACGGGAGTTCGCTGCTCGCCGTCCGGGTGATCCGCCTCGCGCACCCCCTCTGGGACGCAGACACCCCCGAGGTCCGCACCCGCGTCATCGGCCGCCACCCCGACGGCACCTGGCTCGACGGCACCGCGCCCACGGGCACCCCCGACTTCGCCGCGGACCCCGACGGCGCCACCACCGCGCTGGACTCCCACGTCCGCACGATGAACCCCCGCACCCCCGGCACCGCGGCCCCCGTGATGCTCCGCCGCTCCTGGGTCCACGAGGGCGGTGGCGACGACCGCGGCGTGGTGTTCATGGCTTTCCAGAAGGACTTCACCACCGGTTTCGCCCGCGCCCAGCAACGCCTCACCGCCGACGCCCTGCACCCCTACCTGCTGGCCGTCGGCGGCGGCTACTTCTCCGTCCCCGCCTGA
- a CDS encoding immunity 26/phosphotriesterase HocA family protein, which yields MNLIAGRGSRKALLAGDVFTLRVEDGRHLFGRVVETGIDEDRAPMPDSNLVYVYDVVADGPDVDPGRLTTDALLLPPLFINRLPWSKGYFRTVAHTGLAPGDVLERHCFEVSPGGRCVDLDGKPTTRTEPCGFWGLAGYGLVDREVSRALGLAVEE from the coding sequence ATGAACCTCATCGCGGGCCGCGGCTCGCGCAAAGCACTGCTGGCCGGGGACGTGTTCACCCTGCGGGTGGAAGACGGCAGGCACCTGTTCGGCCGGGTGGTCGAGACGGGCATCGACGAGGACCGCGCGCCGATGCCCGACTCGAACCTGGTCTACGTCTACGACGTGGTGGCCGACGGGCCCGACGTCGACCCCGGACGCCTGACCACGGACGCGCTGCTCCTGCCACCGCTGTTCATCAACCGCCTCCCCTGGTCGAAGGGCTACTTCCGGACCGTCGCCCACACCGGACTCGCACCCGGTGACGTGCTGGAACGCCACTGCTTCGAGGTCTCACCCGGCGGCCGCTGCGTCGACCTCGACGGCAAGCCCACGACCAGGACCGAACCGTGCGGGTTCTGGGGCCTGGCAGGTTACGGCCTGGTCGACCGCGAGGTCAGCCGCGCCCTCGGCCTGGCCGTCGAGGAATGA